From one Flavobacteriales bacterium genomic stretch:
- the atpA gene encoding F0F1 ATP synthase subunit alpha has product MSKLNPAEVSAILREQLAGTKSQAELEEVGTVLNVGDGIARLYGLSNVQYGELIEFESGLQGITLNLEEDNVGVVLLGSSKEVKEGDVAKRTNTIASVQAGEGLVGRVVDTLGNPIDGKGPIQGETFEMPLERTAPGVIYRQPVDEPMQTGIKSIDSMIPIGRGQRELIIGDRQTGKTTVAIDTIINQKEFYDRGETVFCIYVAIGQKASTVANIVKTLEDAGAMAYTVVVAANASDPAPMQFYAPFAGVAIGEYFRDTGRPGLIVYDDLSKQAVAYREVSLLLRRPPGREAYPGDVFFLHSRLLERAAKLNDSDEIAAQMNDLPESLKGHVKGGGSLTALPIIETQAGDVSAYIPTNVISITDGQIFLESDLFNSGVRPAINVGISVSRVGGSAQIKPMKKVSGTLKLDQAQFRELEAFAKFGSDLDAATLKVIEKGKRNVEILKQPQNAPLPVEEQIAIIYLGTKDMLRDVPVNKVKEFEAEYLEYMRNKHGDTLQALKAGKYNDDLLDVLSSAAAELTAKYKA; this is encoded by the coding sequence ATGTCTAAGTTGAACCCGGCAGAAGTATCTGCCATCCTCAGAGAGCAATTGGCCGGAACAAAGAGCCAAGCTGAATTAGAAGAAGTAGGTACTGTACTAAACGTGGGAGACGGTATTGCGCGTTTGTATGGATTATCTAATGTGCAATATGGTGAGCTGATCGAATTCGAATCAGGATTACAAGGTATCACCCTAAACTTGGAAGAAGACAACGTAGGGGTTGTACTTCTAGGATCTTCAAAAGAAGTAAAAGAAGGAGACGTTGCCAAACGTACAAATACGATCGCCTCTGTACAAGCAGGTGAAGGATTAGTAGGACGTGTAGTAGATACACTTGGTAACCCAATTGATGGTAAAGGACCTATCCAAGGTGAAACTTTCGAAATGCCTTTAGAAAGAACAGCACCTGGAGTTATCTACCGTCAACCAGTAGATGAACCAATGCAAACAGGGATTAAGTCAATTGACTCAATGATTCCTATCGGACGTGGACAGCGTGAACTGATCATCGGTGACCGTCAGACAGGGAAAACTACTGTTGCAATTGATACCATCATCAATCAAAAAGAATTTTACGATAGAGGAGAAACAGTTTTCTGTATCTATGTAGCTATCGGACAAAAGGCTTCTACAGTAGCCAATATTGTTAAAACACTTGAAGATGCTGGAGCAATGGCTTATACAGTTGTTGTTGCCGCAAATGCATCTGACCCTGCACCAATGCAATTCTACGCTCCATTTGCAGGAGTTGCTATCGGTGAATATTTCCGTGATACAGGACGTCCAGGATTAATCGTTTATGATGATCTATCTAAACAAGCCGTAGCTTACCGTGAGGTATCTTTGCTACTTCGTCGTCCACCAGGTCGTGAGGCTTATCCAGGAGATGTATTCTTCCTTCACTCAAGACTTCTTGAGCGTGCTGCAAAATTGAATGATTCAGACGAAATTGCTGCACAAATGAACGACCTTCCAGAATCTTTGAAAGGACACGTAAAAGGAGGAGGATCGCTAACAGCACTTCCAATTATCGAAACACAAGCTGGAGACGTTTCCGCTTATATTCCTACAAACGTAATTTCAATTACCGATGGACAGATTTTCTTAGAATCTGATTTATTCAACTCTGGTGTTCGTCCAGCGATTAACGTTGGTATCTCGGTATCTCGTGTAGGAGGTTCTGCACAGATTAAACCAATGAAGAAAGTATCAGGAACATTAAAGCTTGACCAAGCACAGTTCCGTGAGCTTGAGGCTTTCGCAAAATTTGGATCTGATCTTGATGCTGCTACGCTAAAAGTTATCGAAAAAGGTAAGAGAAACGTAGAAATCTTGAAGCAACCGCAAAATGCTCCACTTCCTGTAGAAGAGCAAATTGCAATTATCTATCTTGGAACAAAAGATATGCTTAGAGATGTACCAGTAAATAAGGTAAAAGAATTTGAAGCTGAGTACCTAGAGTACATGAGAAACAAGCATGGAGATACCCTTCAAGCATTAAAAGCTGGAAAATACAACGATGATTTATTGGATGTATTATCTTCAGCAGCAGCAGAATTGACCGCTAAGTACAAAGCTTAA
- the atpG gene encoding ATP synthase F1 subunit gamma has product MANLKELRTRIGSVQSTMQITSAMKMVSAAKLKRAQDAITQMRPYADKLKELLENLSASLGSSADGKYSEKRDIKKVLLIVVSSNRGLCGAFNTRITKELTRARKEEYPNADVSVLPIGKKVVEFAERREMNLFDSNISIFDNLTFDASAAYSQKVMDAFVNEEFDRVDIIYSKFYNAGRQDVIFEQFLPVKPIESDETSAVDYGYEPSKEEIITDLIPKSLKMQVFKALLDSHASEHGARMTAMHKATDNATALRDDLKLQYNRQRQAAITNEILEIVGGAEALG; this is encoded by the coding sequence ATGGCAAATTTAAAAGAACTAAGAACCCGAATAGGATCCGTACAATCAACAATGCAGATTACCTCTGCCATGAAAATGGTATCGGCTGCAAAATTGAAACGTGCCCAAGATGCTATCACACAAATGCGACCTTATGCCGATAAACTAAAAGAATTACTCGAAAATTTGAGTGCTTCTTTAGGGAGTTCAGCAGACGGAAAATACTCTGAAAAAAGAGATATTAAAAAAGTATTGTTGATCGTAGTTTCTTCAAATCGTGGTCTGTGTGGAGCATTTAACACACGTATCACAAAAGAATTAACACGTGCTCGCAAAGAGGAGTATCCGAATGCAGATGTAAGTGTTTTGCCTATTGGTAAAAAAGTGGTAGAATTCGCCGAAAGAAGAGAAATGAATCTTTTTGATTCAAACATCAGTATATTCGATAACCTTACTTTTGACGCTTCAGCAGCGTATTCTCAAAAAGTAATGGATGCATTTGTAAACGAAGAATTTGATCGTGTAGATATTATCTATAGTAAATTCTACAATGCAGGAAGACAAGATGTTATTTTCGAACAATTCTTACCCGTAAAACCCATCGAAAGTGATGAAACAAGCGCTGTAGATTATGGTTATGAGCCTTCTAAAGAAGAAATCATTACCGATTTGATTCCTAAGTCTCTAAAAATGCAAGTTTTTAAAGCACTATTAGATTCTCATGCCTCTGAGCATGGAGCACGTATGACAGCTATGCACAAAGCAACTGACAACGCTACAGCTCTTCGAGATGACCTTAAACTACAATATAACCGTCAGCGTCAAGCTGCAATTACCAACGAAATCCTTGAGATTGTTGGTGGAGCAGAAGCTCTTGGATAA
- a CDS encoding lipocalin family protein — MKKLFFTTSLMLLFSLVSCNKDLSEEIVDTWYLRTISVNTISIEVNDCMKKSSWTFKEGGSLEAINYDGESNDKDCDSSKEFGTWKMNDDETKLTIDDGDGPELLDFSIEKDELEITGSIEGEKVSMTFER; from the coding sequence ATGAAGAAATTATTTTTTACTACATCACTGATGTTATTATTCAGCCTTGTTTCCTGTAATAAGGATCTTTCTGAAGAAATTGTAGATACTTGGTATTTGAGAACAATTTCAGTTAACACTATTAGTATAGAAGTTAATGATTGTATGAAAAAATCGAGCTGGACTTTTAAAGAAGGTGGTAGTTTGGAGGCAATCAACTATGATGGAGAATCAAATGATAAGGATTGCGATAGTTCTAAAGAATTTGGAACTTGGAAAATGAATGATGACGAAACTAAATTAACTATCGATGATGGTGATGGACCTGAGCTATTAGATTTCAGTATCGAAAAAGACGAACTTGAAATAACTGGAAGTATTGAAGGAGAAAAAGTGAGTATGACTTTTGAAAGATAA
- a CDS encoding lipocalin family protein: MKKTFSFLLVSMSTLLFHACDTNDSVSHQLIGTWKMDRIYHLESEIPLSNCVKKSKITFYENGNLTYNSFKTENGNCLGQNNSGKWILDDQESILSLSYNSLQDSMIPNKHGLMIAEEQLELWQTHLGDSIHYTYKRVE; this comes from the coding sequence ATGAAAAAGACATTCTCTTTTCTATTAGTTAGTATGAGTACTTTATTGTTCCATGCCTGCGATACAAACGATTCAGTGTCTCATCAACTTATTGGTACCTGGAAAATGGATAGAATTTATCATTTAGAATCTGAAATTCCTCTAAGTAATTGTGTCAAGAAATCTAAGATTACTTTTTATGAAAATGGAAATCTAACCTATAATTCTTTCAAAACCGAAAATGGCAATTGTTTGGGACAGAATAATTCTGGAAAATGGATTCTCGATGATCAGGAAAGTATTCTTTCCTTATCTTATAACTCACTTCAAGATTCCATGATACCTAATAAACATGGACTAATGATAGCAGAGGAGCAATTGGAACTCTGGCAAACACATTTAGGAGATTCTATTCATTATACGTATAAAAGAGTGGAGTAG
- a CDS encoding winged helix DNA-binding protein has protein sequence MELFKELKMSKDFTDINEKTIVNIFYTAKVLEKRTLLILKPYQINNQHYNVLRILRGRYPKSATPSDIREVLIDKTSDLTRLLDKMVNLEIVERENNLENRRKVDLTITQKGLDLLDKIQQPLDELHGLESNVCSKALGHLNEALDAIRANI, from the coding sequence ATGGAATTGTTTAAGGAACTCAAAATGAGTAAGGATTTTACTGATATAAACGAAAAAACGATTGTCAATATTTTTTATACCGCCAAAGTTTTGGAAAAAAGAACCCTTTTAATCCTTAAGCCTTATCAGATTAATAATCAGCATTATAATGTTTTGAGAATTCTCAGAGGGCGTTACCCAAAATCAGCAACACCTTCTGATATCAGAGAAGTATTGATTGATAAAACTTCTGATCTTACAAGATTGTTAGATAAGATGGTAAACTTGGAAATTGTCGAAAGAGAAAATAACCTTGAAAATCGTCGGAAAGTAGATCTAACCATCACTCAAAAAGGTCTGGATTTATTAGACAAAATTCAACAGCCTTTAGATGAACTTCACGGACTAGAGTCTAATGTCTGTTCAAAAGCGCTCGGTCATCTTAACGAAGCACTTGATGCCATAAGAGCCAATATTTAA
- a CDS encoding rhodanese-like domain-containing protein: MKIEQLYTDCLAEAAYYIESNGEAAIIDPLRETKPYTELAEKNGAKIKYIFETHFHADFVSGHVDLAKKTGADIVFGPTASAEYDILVAEDNQEFKIGNITIKVLHTPGHTMESSSFLLIDENGNDHALFSGDTLFLGDVGRPDLAVKTDLSQADLARHLYHSLRTKIMPLADEVIVYPGHGAGSACGKNLSEETVDTLGNQKKTNYALRPDMGEGEFVEEVLTGLVAPPQYFPKNAVMNKMGYESVDAVMARGLQELSANDVEKLQAEGALVVDTRTEQEFAVGHVPNSWFIGIEGNFAPWVGALIPNIEQKMIIIADEGREEEVVRRLARVGYDQAQGFLKGGLKAWEDAGKTVGRFNEVDAKEVIEDLEKINILDVRKESEFYSQRLVSDQILNNPLDFVNSNFEKVAKDKTFHVHCVSGYRSMIAMSIYKSKGFDNLVNIKGGFEALMEAEAPVSEYVCPSTML; encoded by the coding sequence ATGAAAATAGAACAACTTTATACAGATTGTTTGGCTGAAGCAGCCTATTATATCGAATCTAATGGAGAAGCGGCAATTATTGATCCATTAAGAGAAACAAAACCATATACAGAGCTTGCAGAAAAAAACGGTGCAAAAATCAAATATATTTTTGAAACACATTTTCATGCTGATTTTGTTTCTGGTCATGTTGATTTGGCAAAGAAAACAGGAGCTGATATCGTTTTTGGACCTACTGCTAGTGCCGAATATGATATTCTAGTAGCTGAAGATAATCAAGAATTTAAAATAGGAAATATAACAATAAAAGTATTGCACACTCCAGGACATACGATGGAGTCTTCGTCATTTTTATTGATAGATGAAAACGGAAATGATCATGCACTGTTTTCTGGAGATACCCTTTTCTTAGGAGATGTAGGAAGACCAGATTTGGCAGTGAAAACAGATCTTTCTCAAGCAGATTTGGCACGTCACCTATATCATTCGCTAAGAACTAAAATAATGCCTTTGGCGGACGAGGTAATTGTTTACCCAGGTCATGGTGCAGGTTCTGCATGCGGAAAAAATCTTTCTGAGGAAACAGTAGATACTCTAGGGAATCAAAAGAAAACAAACTATGCACTTCGTCCAGATATGGGAGAAGGGGAATTTGTAGAGGAAGTATTAACAGGTCTTGTGGCTCCACCACAATATTTCCCAAAGAATGCCGTGATGAACAAAATGGGTTATGAGTCTGTGGACGCAGTAATGGCACGTGGTTTACAAGAATTATCGGCAAATGATGTAGAAAAACTTCAAGCGGAAGGTGCTTTAGTGGTTGATACACGTACTGAGCAAGAATTTGCCGTAGGACATGTTCCAAATTCGTGGTTTATCGGTATTGAAGGAAATTTTGCTCCTTGGGTAGGTGCTTTAATTCCAAATATTGAGCAGAAAATGATCATCATTGCAGATGAAGGTCGTGAAGAAGAAGTTGTAAGAAGACTTGCTCGTGTAGGCTATGATCAAGCACAAGGATTCCTGAAAGGTGGTTTAAAAGCATGGGAAGATGCTGGTAAAACTGTTGGACGCTTTAACGAAGTTGATGCTAAAGAGGTGATTGAAGATTTAGAGAAAATCAATATCTTAGATGTAAGAAAAGAATCTGAATTCTATTCGCAACGTCTTGTTTCAGATCAGATTTTAAATAATCCTTTAGACTTTGTGAACAGTAATTTTGAAAAGGTAGCTAAAGATAAAACATTTCATGTTCACTGTGTGAGTGGTTATCGTTCTATGATTGCTATGTCTATTTACAAATCAAAAGGGTTTGATAACTTGGTAAATATCAAGGGAGGATTTGAAGCACTAATGGAAGCCGAAGCTCCTGTTTCTGAATATGTATGTCCAAGTACTATGTTGTAA
- a CDS encoding cytochrome c, with product MRNIPTLLFIFASFLMISCGGSDAPKKEKRKIPKSKTKKKAPKKKSVTKTIPASKTVDMVSKGVGPISSLKLPETVDQKMAKEGEKIFARMCAACHKTDKRFIGPMVKDITKRRTPEWIMNMILNPNEMVQKDDLAKRLLMEFNGAPMANQNLTEKQARAVLEYFRTL from the coding sequence ATGAGAAATATCCCAACACTCTTATTTATCTTCGCTTCTTTTTTAATGATTTCATGCGGAGGCTCTGATGCACCTAAGAAAGAAAAGAGAAAGATTCCGAAGTCTAAGACCAAGAAAAAAGCTCCAAAGAAAAAATCGGTAACCAAAACAATACCCGCCTCCAAAACGGTGGACATGGTGAGTAAAGGAGTAGGACCTATTAGTTCTTTGAAATTACCTGAAACTGTGGATCAAAAAATGGCAAAAGAAGGAGAGAAAATCTTCGCTAGAATGTGTGCAGCTTGTCACAAAACAGATAAACGCTTTATTGGTCCAATGGTAAAAGATATTACCAAAAGACGCACTCCAGAGTGGATCATGAATATGATTCTGAATCCCAATGAAATGGTACAGAAAGATGATTTGGCAAAAAGATTATTGATGGAATTCAATGGAGCCCCGATGGCAAATCAAAATTTAACTGAAAAACAAGCTCGTGCTGTGCTCGAATATTTCCGAACGCTTTAA
- a CDS encoding Rrf2 family transcriptional regulator, which produces MFSNSLKYSLRAISFLSKNEEVGKIGLQKLSENVDVPNAYLGKIMQKLVKNDFVSSAKGPRGGFYLTRENRNTPVMRLIYFFEGDDFAKNCVLNFDQCNLENPCPLHHIYVPFSEKLKKKLSELKLEDLKNGDAFPILK; this is translated from the coding sequence ATGTTTTCAAATTCATTAAAATATTCGCTTAGAGCCATTTCTTTTCTCTCCAAAAATGAAGAGGTAGGTAAAATAGGATTACAAAAACTATCAGAAAATGTTGATGTACCCAATGCATATTTGGGTAAAATCATGCAAAAGCTCGTAAAGAATGATTTCGTTAGCTCTGCCAAAGGCCCAAGGGGTGGATTTTATTTAACTAGAGAAAATAGAAATACTCCTGTCATGCGACTTATTTATTTTTTCGAAGGAGATGATTTTGCAAAAAATTGTGTGTTAAACTTTGATCAATGTAATTTAGAGAATCCTTGCCCGCTACATCATATTTATGTTCCTTTTAGTGAAAAATTAAAAAAGAAATTGTCTGAACTAAAGCTGGAAGATTTGAAAAATGGAGATGCTTTTCCGATTCTAAAGTAA
- a CDS encoding DUF4476 domain-containing protein, producing MKKALLFTFLMVFVGLNVFAQSNQITVISGTQAKFKMILNDRIVNPQAHSSMTVKGIKTKNNHLTLLFKKRQYPNLDEVLDLPSKGKHYLFLLKEKQGKMKLVLMAEGKIGNFRTPNQGKTYDWYDEKEVENGGDFVTNNNSNVNNNNININVNVINENKQVDKKPKADHFVMEGYHGAIGCPWPMTEGKFRDIKRTIRSKTFESSKMTIAKQILEKNCLFSNQVLSLTKLFTYESTKLEFAKFAYDYTYDQDNYYKINNAFTYESSIDELNEYIKD from the coding sequence ATGAAAAAAGCACTTTTATTTACTTTTTTGATGGTCTTTGTGGGACTTAATGTTTTTGCTCAAAGCAATCAAATAACAGTTATTTCGGGTACGCAAGCCAAATTTAAAATGATTCTTAATGACCGAATCGTAAATCCGCAAGCTCATTCATCAATGACCGTGAAAGGGATTAAAACTAAAAATAATCACCTGACTTTATTGTTTAAGAAAAGACAATATCCAAACCTTGATGAAGTACTGGATTTGCCAAGTAAAGGAAAACACTACTTATTTCTATTAAAAGAAAAACAAGGAAAAATGAAACTTGTTTTGATGGCTGAAGGAAAAATAGGAAACTTTAGAACGCCTAATCAAGGGAAAACTTATGATTGGTATGATGAAAAAGAAGTAGAAAATGGTGGCGATTTTGTAACCAATAACAATTCTAATGTCAACAACAACAATATCAATATCAATGTAAATGTGATCAATGAAAATAAGCAGGTGGATAAAAAGCCAAAAGCAGATCACTTTGTTATGGAAGGATATCATGGAGCAATAGGATGCCCTTGGCCAATGACAGAAGGAAAATTTAGAGATATTAAAAGAACGATAAGAAGTAAGACATTTGAAAGTAGTAAAATGACTATTGCCAAGCAAATCTTGGAGAAAAACTGTCTGTTTTCAAATCAGGTTTTATCACTTACTAAGTTATTTACCTATGAGTCAACGAAGCTAGAATTTGCAAAATTCGCTTATGATTACACCTATGATCAAGATAACTACTACAAAATCAACAATGCTTTTACTTATGAATCAAGTATTGATGAGTTGAATGAGTATATCAAAGATTAA